DNA sequence from the Cercospora beticola chromosome 8, complete sequence genome:
CTATCAAGGTGCGCATGCGCAGCCCGCACGATCGCTAGCACAGCACAATGGACTGACCTCTCGCACAGTCTGGTAAGGTCACACTTGGCTACAAGTCGACCCTCAAGTCGCTCCGCTCCGGCAAGGCCaagctcgtcatcatcgctggCAACACCCCTCCTCTCCGCAAGTCCGAACTCGAGTGTACGTCGCGACCTTCAGAGGGCAAGAGAATGGTGAAAGAGAACAGGACTGACGGGATATACAGACTACAGCATGTTGGCCAAGACTGCCGTCCACCACTTTTCCGGCAACAACGTAAGTGCCACTTGAAAACGGATACCAACCTTTGCGCCTAGCGAAGGAGCCTCTATCAAGGCTCTGGAGGGTGCGCTCTCTTGAGCcctgagaagaagctgcttcaACAGGCGCTTTGGAGGGAAACGACTCGTACTAACCACCGTGCGTGATGTAGATTGAGCTCGGTACCGCCTGCGGTAAGCTCTTCCGCTGCTCGACCATGGCCATTCTCGATGCTGGAGACTCCGACATTCTGTCCACCACTCCTCAGTAGAGGGAGAGTCCGAGGAGGAAGTATGGTGCTACAGATAGATGCATGAGCAGGGAACTGCCAGCGACACCATTTCTGAG
Encoded proteins:
- the RPL30 gene encoding 60S ribosomal protein eL30; the encoded protein is MAPKKSSKTHDSINAKLALTIKSGKVTLGYKSTLKSLRSGKAKLVIIAGNTPPLRKSELEYYSMLAKTAVHHFSGNNIELGTACGKLFRCSTMAILDAGDSDILSTTPQ